A window from Hemicordylus capensis ecotype Gifberg chromosome 2, rHemCap1.1.pri, whole genome shotgun sequence encodes these proteins:
- the CCIN gene encoding calicin — protein sequence MRMQFTEKNHNSFMMQALNKQRKNKEFCDVALSVDQKVFYAHLNVLAAVSSHIRNLIASNDMKTDDELYIIIDNKFLSPALVEQLLEYFYTGKVVISEKNVEDLLKGAKYFSSQTLKNHCSDYLLRSLRKDNCLYYMLLATTYDMKEVGTCAYESVRDNFNYWASPEGIVDLVYCPPNIFGKLLRDDNLHVQNEDQAFLALLQWVNHKKAERQKFFKKYFAYIHLTAISNKTLHAACREVMLFDDHAVPLSRIESVLSDRKHGSPQSLMLYQRKGALVDAVVVLGGQKEQGKFNNGVFAYIVGENIWLKLTEMPYKAAALSATSLGKYIYVSGGTTEQISGLKTAWKYDMDTNSWIKLPDLPVGLVFHTMVTCGGAVYSIGGSTAPRKYISSIYKYDDGKEKWILAGKMSIPMDATALITKEEKTIYIVTGRCLVNGRFSRVGVVDCFDTQTRNVVQYITFPIQFNHKPLLFFPQENILCVQSHKESVEINLQKVKMNKSTSLVPLLPNNYSLDLSHAVCSVGKNKVFVCGGLICPGDKRPEEYTINRQAYMLDQNIGEWRILAEPPEALDCPACCTAKLSCKILQKTVVN from the coding sequence ATGAGGATGCAGTTTACAGAAAAGAACCACAACAGTTTTATGATGCAGGCTCTCAACaagcaaaggaaaaacaaagaGTTTTGTGACGTGGCCCTCAGTGTGGACCAGAAGGTCTTCTATGCCCACCTCAATGTTTTAGCAGCGGTGTCCTCCCATATAAGGAACCTGATAGCCAGCAATGACATGAAAACTGATGACGAACTCTATATCATCATCGATAACAAGTTCCTGAGCCCTGCCTTGGTAGAACAGCTTCTGGAATACTTTTATACTGGGAAGGTTGTGATTTCAGAGAAGAACGTTGAGGACCTGCTGAAGGGAGCCAAGTACTTCAGTTCCCAGACCCTAAAAAACCATTGCTCCGACTACCTCCTCAGGTCCCTCCGGAAGGACAACTGCCTGTACTACATGCTCTTGGCCACCACATATGACATGAAAGAGGTGGGAACCTGTGCCTATGAAAGTGTACGAGACAACTTTAACTACTGGGCAAGCCCTGAGGGGATCGTAGACCTCGTGTATTGTCCTCCTAACATCTTCGGCAAGCTCCTTAGGGATGATAATCTTCACGTGCAAAATGAGGACCAAGCCTTCCTGGCTCTCCTCCAGTGGGTGAATCACAAAAAGGCTGAGAGGCAGAAGTTTTTTAAGAAATATTTTGCTTACATACACTTAACTGCAATTTCTAACAAGACACTGCATGCTGCTTGCCGTGAAGTGATGCTCTTTGACGACCACGCTGTCCCCCTGTCCCGAATAGAGAGTGTTTTGAGTGACCGGAAACATGGGAGTCCTCAAAGCCTGATGCTTTACCAAAGGAAAGGGGCATTAGTGGATGCTGTGGTGGTTTTAGGAGGACAAAAAGAGCAGGGGAAGTTCAACAACGGGGTCTTTGCTTACATCGTTGGGGAGAACATCTGGCTGAAACTCACAGAGATGCCTTACAAAGCAGCTGCTCTCAGTGCAACATCATTAGGGAAATACATTTATGTGTCTGGAGGAACAACGGAACAGATCTCTGGGTTGAAGACAGCCTGGAAGTATGATATGGACACCAACTCCTGGATCAAGCTTCCGGATCTGCCAGTAGGCTTGGTCTTCCACACCATGGTGACTTGTGGGGGGGCAGTATACTCCATTGGAGGGAGCACAGCCCCAAGAAAATACATTTCGAGTATCTACAAGTATGATGATGGGAAAGAGAAGTGGATTCTTGCTGGGAAGATGAGCATACCTATGGATGCCACTGCTCTGATCACCAAGGAAGAGAAAACAATTTACATTGTGACGGGGAGATGCTTGGTGAATGGGCGCTTCTCCCGCGTGGGCGTGGTGGATTGCTTTGACACTCAAACCAGAAACGTGGTGCAGTACATCACATTTCCTATTCAGTTCAACCACAAGCCTTTGCTGTTCTTTCCGCAGGAGAACATCTTGTGTGTACAGAGCCACAAAGAGAGTGTGGAAATAAACCTGCAGAAGGTTAAAATGAACAAATCCACAAGCCTTGTGCCTCTTTTGCCAAATAACTATAGCTTGGATCTGTCGCATGCAGTGTGCTCTGTTGGGAAGAAcaaggtgtttgtgtgtggtggaCTCATTTGTCCGGGTGACAAACGCCCAGAGGAATATACGATCAATCGCCAGGCATACATGCTCGATCAAAACATAGGGGAATGGAGGATTTTGGCAGAACCTCCAGAAGCTCTTGATTGTCCTGCTTGTTGTACAGCTAAGTTGTCGTGCAAGATTCTCCAAAAAACTGTAGTCAATTAA